The following DNA comes from Metopolophium dirhodum isolate CAU chromosome 8, ASM1992520v1, whole genome shotgun sequence.
ATCATAATATTGCCCTATCACTGCagttaattttatgtatttttatcgtGTGCAATTAATGTAGACAATATTATGACAATGAAACGACgttaacaaaaaacaaaatgataacAATTCACGGTTCTgacttttgattatattttgtttggtgtttaattgtatattgtacaaattatattgtattataataatccaactatgcttaggtacctacatatcatTTCGATTTATaagttgtaagttgtaaccaaCTACAGTAAACTATAaagttattatgatattacggTGTAATACTGTTTGTACTATGACTAATAGTCATTAACTATACAACGTCAAGAACGTTAAGTTATAAGTCAAtagttaacataaaataatatatttaactcgAAAACTTACTCAgtcaaataaaagttatataattgtattttaataccaCTCGTATAATTTGGGcagtaaaaatgttcaataatacCTTAACATTTTGCGATTTAAAAAGCTTCACGGATCCTACTTAAATACTTCTCATTATTGCACAATATTTTCACACCAGCTGTAGTGTTTTAGcaaattatttgtttgtgtcaacttatttattaaatctagaaatactattttgtttattttttatttaaaattattgtataacaggtgatttaatatatataaattaattcgcTTTATCCATAgttatagattgtatattcaTGATTTTAACTTCGAGTGTTATTTTTCATCTTAACTGAAGATATCTTAAgtcatcataaatcataatggatattttaattatctaagTTAATGagataattaaaaacttaacaaaCTACCTAGTTAATTAgacgaattaaaaaatatagtattaatatctCCACTTTACaactatgtttaatatattaaatataaatatattatgtatttgtgtgtgtgtgtaagtgggtgtgtgtatgtatgtgtgtattatGCGTATGTGtgaatttataattgaaaattctattatcataatatattattcacttgTAAAACGCGTATAGAAATTAACTTGGTAGGCCTCTATTTTCCACATTTATGTTGGTGACAAATTCCCATATTGTGAACTgacgaaaaacaattatttacgcTTCCAAGGTCCCACAAAAAAATGCTTTACTCGGGCTCCAATTTCTACGAAACAGGCCCTACTTGACAGTCGACGTAGTTCAGAGTTTAAGTCTTTCGACTCGAATAAACTAgagttttttaaaatacttataaactatatattgtttacgtttcaatttaattataattcaaaacagAAAAATAGTTGGTAATTTCATCATTATTGTTGGTAGCTAACTATTTATGAAATTTACAGCACGAATATcaaatcaaaatacatttacaaGACGATTAAAAAGTGCGTTATATCCATTTACCTCTCGTCAGAAATTActcaaattgtatatttaaaatcggacgtgcaaaataaaatatttaatttaattaacaactTGACGTCACATGaatctataacaatattatttaattatttaataacgtcttataagttgaaaaatattgaaatttgatcTTTCACATTTGGCGATGTGAACATACTTGAATATTTGAGCACAAAATAGCACCTATCTGTCGCTTTTAGGCAGTTCATcgtagaaaatataatactcaTTATAGTTTTTCCAACTTCTAAGTGCGTGGTCGTCAAAAATATGACGTTCAGATTTTATATATTGTGCAAACTTATTCAAAACAGAcgtaacattttttaagttaatcATCTTCTTAAATgacatcatacatttttaatttcgtagaAAATTCGATGTACCACAATAGGTActccaaaaataatttgacttaatttatgtaaaaaaagtgacatgtataataaatgtattattattgcatgTCTATATGGCATCTATACAGCAGTATTAATAAAGggacttaaaattatatacatatttgggtagatcgaaataaataattgacagCAAATATCATGACCGCATTGGTAGGTACCGAGACGTTTTCGAAACACGCGTGTCCCACAAAACCGCTCAATCTCACAGACACGTGGACAcacatacgcacacacacaaacaaacaCACAGACGAGCACGCACACAAACACTTGTGGTGTATTGGCCGCAGGTGTTGCCCCGTTCGCTGGCCGAACTGGTGGACTCGGACGCGTTCGAACAGATCTGGCGGAAGGCAGCCACCGAAGAGATGGTCAAGCGGTTCGGCGACGGCGCGGGAcgtgacgacgacggcggcagCGCGATTACACGCAACATGGTCGGCGACTACATGATGTCGGACGAGTTCCACAAGGCCGTGTGCAAGGCCGGCGGATCGGGCATGTCGGCCATGGGCGGCGCGATGGGCAACGCACCGCCGCCGTGGTCGTACATGGGCACGTTCATCGGTTCCGACAAGTTCCAGCACGGTTCGTGCGACATGATGTCGCAGGGCATGCTACAGTTTGGCGACGGCATGAACGGATGGTTCCGGTCGGACGGCGCCGACGCCGACGCCGCCACGGTGACCCGAGACCCGTTTCGGGCGGTCGACGTGTTCTTCCGGTCCGAGTACTACGGCGACGCCCGGAAAAAGCTGCGCGACATGTTCGCGGACGTCCGGTTCTGATCGGTTCGAATTTTCCACGGCGGATCTACAACAACACcgctattgttataatattatatttttcacgatattattacaataatgtcacgtcttaatattattatgttattgtcaATGTTATCGTCGCCGTCGTCATTATATTGTCACCGCCACCAAGACATGACACGTTtcgacaataataatcattattactaaatttaaatgcactatttaatattatgcacaactatattatttttatttggttgaCAGAGAAAGTcgtgataatatgatatgaatcGTTTTTAAGGTCATTATATTACATATGCACACAAATACCCATAGTCCATATACTATACTTGGGCCCGAATGTTATAAACAGGGCTCGGGACTTAAAGCATTTGCTTATTTGTATAGATTGACTTAAAATGTAGCAAAGTGCTATGGAAGTGTATATCTTATTACAACACGTTCAGCTATGAAATTTTAAAGTGCTTTTTATaacgatttttcaaaaaaaatgccCATTTCCAGTTTTTCtggttatttttgattttttgaccagtttttctactttttttatggttttctcTAGCAAAGTTGTTTTTgatagaataaaaatttaattcaatgcaATAATGAAgataagattttaattatttatttattttatttcaacaatttataaatatcgtttacattttaattttcagaaaatccATCGGAAAATCCATAAACAATAATGCAAAATGTCTCGAAAGCGaactttggttttttttagaatataaagAGTTATTTATCTTTTAGTCAGAAACATTtccttattattgtttttagcaCAGTTATTCAAATTATGTCTAGTACCTACTTTATCATGTAAGaagaaagttttattttttgactaaatatttttgcttaaatttaagttttttaaatgcttatttgtgtgcttataatgatgtttttaaGCGCTTGTCTTAATgattttaagtgctataagtCCCAAATCctggttataaatttaaatttattttcataatattatattattaatgatgctTACTGTACCCACCTGTTGGTCGTGTCCCTTCGATCACGTGAACACGCATAGAGCGTTTAAGTCTccgtcttttttttttgtatgaaacaaaatattacattcacAACACTCCcaacctataaaatatacaataataaattatactaaaatctTCCACAAAAAACGTAATCATATTATGTTGCATCGATGGCTGAGCAGTGAGCACacgcattttataatttatatttaataagtcacaaatatattaaattattcaggAGTTTGTTGTTTTTGGATagaaattttaagttataagaaaattaaaaatgcatgcaGCCCATGCCTCAacgttttaaatacttttatgagAATCATATTATAAGAAACCTAATACGTATTTCTATAAacgtatagtaaaatattcgATTTGATGTTGACTCccgtgtacctatatgtgtttaataattattgtaagtgatgtacctatatgaatttatttaaatcaactaaatgaataaaatatttaccctaCGATGTCTAATATTTTCTTCTACACATTTCagatcataaataaaataaaccaaacatTCATTATAATTACTTTAAGATTTAATACTGCTATAATACTGCCCTATAacccaatatataatattatgtttttttatttatcaacatgTTAGTATATTAGTTGTACATATTAatgcatactataatattgaaattcaaatagttaggtattcaaataatataatatctataaacatAGATTCTGTGTTATCATGATAAGTACTCCTATatatataacagtattataactTACTTGGTAAAGAttctttaacataatattagaatatgtaatattatcatattatatatctattaccttatactaaatactaataaaaggtccatgaatataatttagctaatattataataatttatctagcTGCCTACGTATCTTAgcgaaaaaaataatgattgtaatATTAACACTGTAAAaccaaatagatttttttttatgactttttttaaatgcatatttttgtataataatattatgcctgcATTATTGGTCATCACGAGTTTGGTGCTAAACAGTATATACAGTCTCATGAGATTACGTCGTGTAGGtagtgttttaataataatataacaattgatACCgattataatgtgtttttactaaattataggCGTCTAAAACCGTGGATATCGATAACAGAGTACTGACAAAAGAAGATAACGAAAATGAAGTCGACGTTCCAGATAAGACCGCATTTGAAAACTTTATTCAAGGGTTGCACAACATTGACTCGGCAATGGAAGCGATGATCGATAATTACACGGACGGGGTTGAGCATCTGAGTGAAGAAAACGCATTGCAGGATGCAGACAATTTGAAATTGGACAAGATGGCACACGACCGCAAGGATAAGTCAGCGATCGACGGCTgataatattcacaataatcACAAGACAAACAAcgatagaaaaatatttatatctatgtcactataataatataatatacgcacattTTCACGAGTAATCGCATTGTAGTAGATATACCTAGTTTGTCATCgaccacatattataatattatgtttcgttCACACCTGCGGaacgtaattttattattattatactaaaataaaatttcccatataattatgtattattattattattattatgtatatgtgtaaCGATCTGAGAATATTGTTTCGgtccattattattttcaccgtGCAGTTATCGCAATTccaacgtacctatatatattgttttcagGAGACGGAAGACCTGCGGAAGGCTAACCCAGATGTACGCCAAATCGAAACGCCACTGATCGACGGTGGTGACGTCAGTACGCATTCCACCTCAACCATGGAAGGCGACATGCTGTCCAAAGGTGCGCTTTCCGGTCTCGTGCCCggaggcggtggcggcggcgaaGCAACTTCGGCCCCGGCCACCAACACGCCCGCCGCCGGTTTGGGGGGGTCGTCACTACCGTTCGGGGGCCTGCCGACCGGAATTCCCGGGGCCGGGGGGCTGCCTTCGTCGTACCTGCAGGGAGGAGACGGTGGCGGCCAGAGCCCTACGCTGATTTTAGGTGGGTTTTCCGCCATTGTCGTGCCCATGCGCGGCTTGAACATGGCCAACATGGCGTCGATGCTGTCCTCCGGACAGCAGCTGGGTCAGATGTTGCCCAAACCAGGTGTCGGTTAGACAGCACGACCAGCAtatcgatcataatattatatagatcgcACACAATTCGTTCGGGGCATtcatcacattatattatatacttacgagTTACgatatgatagtataataaataaataaatgagagTAAAATCGatcttgtatttaattattattattatcatcactgGGGCTGGAGATAACATGATTTCAATCTCAACtcagaacattaaaaaatataaaaatattgtatattttactcAAAGTAAACACCACAGAtgtataaattgatattttaattttagtaaattaaataaggcgtaggtacgtttttaatttcaacgTTCCTGATTGCTTTATTCGTTGAATTAATTTTCGTAATCCAACTAATTAgcgaagtataatatattatgtattatattataataatgtataataatctcGATTTATAAAAACCTAGACCCTAATCCTTTGCCATGGCATCACTTGAGACCGCACTTACCGATttggtgaattttttttcagtcttGTTCGTAATTGTCAATACAAGGTTTATATGTGGATCTTCGACAGTTgtaatttcaaaactaatattatttaattaaactagAGTATTATTGATTCAGTTAAATTCACAATCAAATGCTGACAGGGAcctatcataacaataattttacactGAATATACTACGTGTTTAGGTACTATCGGATACAAGATACATTTAAAACCACAAttgctataattattatcgtattcgAAAATACTcgaatatatgcataatatttactgtacctattatagaattcgagtaaaaaattatgaaagtgTGCTATTTTGTTTAACTGTAGGTGGGAAAAAACACAGAGTCCATCATAatgatacattaatataatattatgtttatcgatAGCGTACAATCgattctatataaaaaaaataatgcattttcgAATACGATAATTATACGTCTTgcaataacgattttaattgtTGTCACCCGGCAtgtaataaacaacaatatattacaatttacaatatacctatcaatataatgttttaaaatataacgtttGTAAATAAAACAGATAGTTCCACCgctttaacataataaattattatcataaatacagGTGTCTACTTAGCGAAAAATtgacatttatgaaaaaaaaaaagtttatttgttgAAAGAATGATTAACTTTTCAAACACTAAATATTTGAATCGCTGTCGATttggtgaattttttttctgtcttgTTTGTAATTGTCAATACAAGGTTTTTATGAAAGAACatatttttaggaaaatccacagGAAAAGTAAGAAATCtgaatgtcaaaaatacaattgtGGCTCCAATTGTGGTCTAGAAAGAAAatcaactaaattataatatagttttgtttattgtaaagtTGTGGTTATTTGTAGTAAAGTTCTGGCCatgattcaatataatattatatttggtgaAAACCATATAACATAGATGAAAATGGTTTATTTCAAGTAGgcctacaatctacatattataacattacataatatgacgATTCTAAGCGGAGTTGGTTTGCTGGcatatgaattttatattatattaatattgttattattaatatgatagtcggtataagtttaattattattatttgtttattatcatatttgtatataataatatactttagaaatttcaagtacccacgaataatatattCCGGCAGTTTTTCGTGTTTTGCCTACGTGTGTATTTGAAGGCGcacttttctttttataattagcTCGACCCTGCCGGGTcattgaattatatatattactagctaACACGGCAATGCCTTGCTATTGCTaggtttttatgatttttcaacTCCTCTTGGGTGTAACACGTTTGAAAGCAATgtttttttaagtgtaaattatattatattttattttatagcaatTCTGACTGGCGTTGTCCGTGAGATTTACTTGCGATTATGCTAGCAGTGtattatcaagtaggcaatctacctgcggtagatcacaGACCCTGCCTGGTGCAtgcgtaagtgtataatttaactcttaaaTATCGaagttatacaataaattactacagaaatcctaacctaaccaaaccgtactaaaatccgatgattaaaaaaaaaaccaaacattcgTATACGCATACATAAAgaagaaaaatgaaaaagtaaaaataagaaaaaaacaatgcaattgataataattattattattaaaaccaatagcaactatttataaacaaaattaaaaaaaaaaaacaatgtaaaaacaATGCAAACAATTTAGCCACTGAAACCGTTGTTTAAACTTGAGACCCCTGTTTAAATCCCTTAGTTGAGAACGAACTTCTCCGGGTTGAACCTCTTATTTACCTTTTTGGTGACTTTATATTCTTCTCCgtggtctaatctatctctgtaccaaatgtCATCTCAATCGGGCGAACCAATCAATGCAAAAAGGACAAAGatgcaaacattttttgttttttatttatattataaccgtaGAATCCCGAGGGAATTCTT
Coding sequences within:
- the LOC132950333 gene encoding uncharacterized protein LOC132950333 isoform X1; its protein translation is MSKTIAVMTLIVYTVLYSQKNAFYADAAPSITRDDLTAVLPRSLAELVDSDAFEQIWRKAATEEMVKRFGDGAGRDDDGGSAITRNMVGDYMMSDEFHKAVCKAGGSGMSAMGGAMGNAPPPWSYMGTFIGSDKFQHGSCDMMSQGMLQFGDGMNGWFRSDGADADAATVTRDPFRAVDVFFRSEYYGDARKKLRDMFADVRF
- the LOC132950333 gene encoding uncharacterized protein LOC132950333 isoform X4, with translation MSAKSFALIVLACLVKDAFYADAAPSITRDDLTAASKTVDIDNRVLTKEDNENEVDVPDKTAFENFIQGLHNIDSAMEAMIDNYTDGVEHLSEENALQDADNLKLDKMAHDRKDKSAIDG
- the LOC132950333 gene encoding uncharacterized protein LOC132950333 isoform X3; translated protein: MSAKSFALIVLACLVKDAFYADAAPSITRDDLTAETEDLRKANPDVRQIETPLIDGGDVSTHSTSTMEGDMLSKGALSGLVPGGGGGGEATSAPATNTPAAGLGGSSLPFGGLPTGIPGAGGLPSSYLQGGDGGGQSPTLILGGFSAIVVPMRGLNMANMASMLSSGQQLGQMLPKPGVG
- the LOC132950333 gene encoding uncharacterized protein LOC132950333 isoform X2, which produces MSKTIAVMTLIVYTVLYSQKNAFYADAAPSITRDDLTAETEDLRKANPDVRQIETPLIDGGDVSTHSTSTMEGDMLSKGALSGLVPGGGGGGEATSAPATNTPAAGLGGSSLPFGGLPTGIPGAGGLPSSYLQGGDGGGQSPTLILGGFSAIVVPMRGLNMANMASMLSSGQQLGQMLPKPGVG